In Homo sapiens chromosome 11, GRCh38.p14 Primary Assembly, one DNA window encodes the following:
- the VWCE gene encoding von Willebrand factor C and EGF domain-containing protein isoform X1, whose translation MWAGLLLRAACVALLLPGAPARGYTGRKPPGHFAAERRRLGPHVCLSGFGSGCCPGWAPSMGGGHCTLPLCSFGCGSGICIAPNVCSCQDGEQGATCPETHGPCGEYGCDLTCNHGGCQEVARVCPVGFSMTETAVGIRCTDIDECVTSSCEGHCVNTEGGFVCECGPGMQLSADRHSCQDTDECLGTPCQQRCKNSIGSYKCSCRTGFHLHGNRHSCVDVNECRRPLERRVCHHSCHNTVGSFLCTCRPGFRLRADRVSCEAFPKAVLAPSAILQPRQHPSKMLLLLPEAGRPALSPGHSPPSGAPGPPAGVRTTRLPSPTPRLPTSSPSAPVWLLSTLLATPVPTASLLGNLRPPSLLQGEVMGTPSSPRGPESPRLAAGPSPCWHLGAMHESRSRWTEPGCSQCWCEDGKVTCEKVRCEAACSHPIPSRDGGCCPSCTGCFHSGVVRAEGDVFSPPNENCTVCVCLAGNVSCISPECPSGPCQTPPQTDCCTCVPVRCYFHGRWYADGAVFSGGGDECTTCVCQNGEVECSFMPCPELACPREEWRLGPGQCCFTCQEPTPSTGCSLDDNGVEFPIGQIWSPGDPYGSVSCKRTDCVDSCPHPIRIPGQCCPDCSAGCTYTGRIFYNNETFPSVLDPCLSCICLLGSVACSPVDCPITCTYPFHPDGECCPVCRDCNYEGRKVANGQVFTLDDEPCTRCTCQLGEVSCEKVPCQRACADPALLPGDCCSSCPDSLSPLEEKQGLSPHGNVAFSKAGRSLHGDTEAPVNCSSCPGPPTASPSRPVLHLLQLLLRTNLMKTQTLPTSPAGAHGPHSLALGLTATFPGEPGASPRLSPGPSTPPGAPTLPLASPGAPQPPPVTPERSFSASGAQIVSRWPPLPGTLLTEASALSMMDPSPSKTPITLLGPRVLSPTTSRLSTALAATTHPGPQQPPVGASRGEESTM comes from the exons ATGTGGGCCGGACTGCTCCTTCGGGCCGCCTGTGTCGCGCTCCTGCTGCCGGGGGCACCAGCCCGAGGCTACACCGGGAGGAAGCCGCCCGGGCACTTCGCGGCCGAGAG ACGCCGACTGGGCCCCCACGTCTGCCTCTCTGGGTTTGGGAGTGGCTGCTGCCCTGGCTGGGCGCCCTCTATGGGTGGTGGGCACTGCACCCTGC CCCTCTGCTCCTTCGGCTGTGGGAGTGGCATCTGCATCGCTCCCAATGTCTGCTCCTGCCAGGATGGAGAGCAAGGGGCCACCTGCCCAG AAACCCATGGACCATGTGGGGAGTACGGCTGTGACCTTACCTGCAACCATGGAGGCTGTCAGGAGGTGGCCCGAGTGTGCCCCGTGGGCTTCTCGATGACGGAGACAGCTGTTGGCATCAGGTGTACAG ACATTGACGAATGTGTAACCTCCTCCTGCGAGGGCCACTGTGTGAACACAGAAGGTGGGTTTGTGTGCGAGTGTGGGCCGGGCATGCAGCTGTCTGCCGACCGCCACAGCTGCCAAG ACACTGACGAATGCCTAGGGACTCCCTGTCAGCAGAGATGTAAAAACAGCATTGGCAGCTACAAGTGTTCCTGTCGAACTGGCTTCCACCTTCATGGCAACCGGCACTCCTGTGTAG ATGTAAACGAGTGTCGGAGGCCATTGGAGAGGCGAGTCTGTCACCATTCCTGCCACAACACCGTGGGCAGCTTCCTATGCACATGCCGACCTGGCTTCAGGCTCCGAGCTGACCGCGTGTCCTGTGAAG CTTTCCCGAAAGCCGTGCTGGCCCCATCTGCCATCCTGCAACCCCGGCAACACCCGTCCAAGATGCTTCTGTTGCTTCCTGAGGCCGGCCGGCCTGCCCTGTCCCCAGGACATAGCCCTCCTTCTGGGGCTCCAGGGCCCCCAGCCGGAGTCAGGACCACCCGCCTGCCATCTCCCACCCCACGACTACCCACATCCTCCCCTTCTGCCCCTGTGTGGCTGCTGTCCACCCTGCTGGCCACCCCAGTGCCTACTGCCTCCCTGCTGGGGAACCTCAGACCCCCCTCACTCCTTCAGGGGGAGGTGATGGGGACCCCTTCCTCACCCAGGGGCCCTGAGTCCCCCCGACTGGCAGCAGGGCCCTCTCCCTGCTGGCACCTGGGAGCCATGCATGAATCAAGGAGTCGCTGGACAGAGCCTGGGTGTTCCCAGTGCTGGTGCGAG GACGGGAAGGTGACCTGTGAAAAGGTGAGGTGTGAAGCTGCTTGTTCCCACCCAATTCCCTCCAGAGATGGTGGGTGCTGCCCATCGTGCACAG GCTGTTTTCACAGTGGTGTCGTCCGAGCTGAAGGGGATGTGTTTTCACCTCCCAATGAGAACTGCACCGTCTGTGTCTGTCTG GCTGGAAACGTGTCCTGCATCTCTCCTGAGTGTCCTTCTGGCCCCTGTCAGACCCCCCCACAGACGGATTGCTGTACTTGTGTTCCAG TGAGATGCTATTTCCACGGCCGGTGGTACGCAGACGGGGCTGTGTTCAGTGGGGGTGGTGACGAGTGTACCACCTGTgtttgccag AATGGGGAGGTGGAGTGCTCCTTCATGCCCTGCCCTGAGCTGGCCTGCCCCCGAGAAGAGTGGCGGCTGGGCCCTGGGCAGTGTTGCTTCACCTGCCAGGAGCCCACACCCTCGACAG GCTGCTCTCTTGACGACAACGGGGTTGAGTTTCCGATTGGACAGATCTGGTCGCCTGGTGACCCCT ATGGCTCGGTGAGCTGCAAGAGGACAGACTGTGTGGACTCCTGCCCTCACCCGATCCGGATCCCTGGACAGTGCTGCCCAGACTGTTCAGCAG GCTGCACCTACACAGGCAGAATCTTCTATAACAACGAGACCTTCCCGTCTGTGCTGGACCCATGTCTGAGCTGCATCTGCCTG ctgggctcagtggcctGTTCCCCCGTGGACTGCCCCATCACCTGTACCTACCCTTTCCACCCTGACGGGGAGTGCTGCCCCGTGTGCCGAG ACTGCAACTACGAGGGAAGGAAGGTGGCGAATGGCCAGGTGTTCACCTTGGATGATGAACCCTGCACCCGGTGCACGTGCCAG CTGGGAGAGGTGAGCTGTGAGAAGGTTCCCTGCCAGCGGGCCTGTGCCGACCCTGCCCTGCTTCCTGGGGACTGCTGCTCTTCCTGTCCAG ATTCCCTGTCTCCTCTGGAAGAAAAGCAGGGGCTCTCCCCTCACGGAAATGTGGCATTCAGCAAAGCTGGTCGGAGCCTGCATGGAGACACTGAGGCCCCTGTCAACTGTAGCTCCTGTCCTGGGCCCCCGACAGCATCACCCTCGAGGCCGGTGCTTCATCTCCTCCAGCTCCTTTTAAGAACGAACTTGATGAAAACACAGACTTTACCTACAAGCCCGGCAGGAGCTCATGGTCCACACTCACTCGCTTTGGGGCTGACAGCCACTTTCCCAGGGGAGCCTGGGGCCTCCCCTCGACTCTCACCAGGGCCTTCGACCCCTCCAGGAGCCCCCACTCTACCTCTAGCTTCCCCAGGGGCTCCTCAGCCACCTCCTGTGACTCCAGAGCGCTCGTTCTCAGCCTCTGGGGCCCAGATAGTGTCCAGGTGGCCTCCTCTGCCTGGCACCCTCCTGACGGAAGCTTCAGCACTTTCCATGATGGACCCCAGCCCCTCGAAGACCCCCATCACCCTCCTCGGGCCTCGCGTGCTTTCTCCCACCACCTCTAGACTCTCCACAGCCCTTGCAGCCACCACCCACCCTGGCCCCCAGCAGCCCCCAGTGGGGGCTTCTCGGGGGGAAGAGTCCACCATGTAA
- the VWCE gene encoding von Willebrand factor C and EGF domain-containing protein isoform X9: MLLLLPEAGRPALSPGHSPPSGAPGPPAGVRTTRLPSPTPRLPTSSPSAPVWLLSTLLATPVPTASLLGNLRPPSLLQGEVMGTPSSPRGPESPRLAAGPSPCWHLGAMHESRSRWTEPGCSQCWCEDGKVTCEKVRCEAACSHPIPSRDGGCCPSCTGCFHSGVVRAEGDVFSPPNENCTVCVCLAGNVSCISPECPSGPCQTPPQTDCCTCVPVRCYFHGRWYADGAVFSGGGDECTTCVCQNGEVECSFMPCPELACPREEWRLGPGQCCFTCQEPTPSTGCSLDDNGVEFPIGQIWSPGDPCELCICQADGSVSCKRTDCVDSCPHPIRIPGQCCPDCSAGCTYTGRIFYNNETFPSVLDPCLSCICLLGSVACSPVDCPITCTYPFHPDGECCPVCRDCNYEGRKVANGQVFTLDDEPCTRCTCQLGEVSCEKVPCQRACADPALLPGDCCSSCPDSLSPLEEKQGLSPHGNVAFSKAGRSLHGDTEAPVNCSSCPGPPTASPSRPVLHLLQLLLRTNLMKTQTLPTSPAGAHGPHSLALGLTATFPGEPGASPRLSPGPSTPPGAPTLPLASPGAPQPPPVTPERSFSASGAQIVSRWPPLPGTLLTEASALSMMDPSPSKTPITLLGPRVLSPTTSRLSTALAATTHPGPQQPPVGASRGEESTM; this comes from the exons ATGCTTCTGTTGCTTCCTGAGGCCGGCCGGCCTGCCCTGTCCCCAGGACATAGCCCTCCTTCTGGGGCTCCAGGGCCCCCAGCCGGAGTCAGGACCACCCGCCTGCCATCTCCCACCCCACGACTACCCACATCCTCCCCTTCTGCCCCTGTGTGGCTGCTGTCCACCCTGCTGGCCACCCCAGTGCCTACTGCCTCCCTGCTGGGGAACCTCAGACCCCCCTCACTCCTTCAGGGGGAGGTGATGGGGACCCCTTCCTCACCCAGGGGCCCTGAGTCCCCCCGACTGGCAGCAGGGCCCTCTCCCTGCTGGCACCTGGGAGCCATGCATGAATCAAGGAGTCGCTGGACAGAGCCTGGGTGTTCCCAGTGCTGGTGCGAG GACGGGAAGGTGACCTGTGAAAAGGTGAGGTGTGAAGCTGCTTGTTCCCACCCAATTCCCTCCAGAGATGGTGGGTGCTGCCCATCGTGCACAG GCTGTTTTCACAGTGGTGTCGTCCGAGCTGAAGGGGATGTGTTTTCACCTCCCAATGAGAACTGCACCGTCTGTGTCTGTCTG GCTGGAAACGTGTCCTGCATCTCTCCTGAGTGTCCTTCTGGCCCCTGTCAGACCCCCCCACAGACGGATTGCTGTACTTGTGTTCCAG TGAGATGCTATTTCCACGGCCGGTGGTACGCAGACGGGGCTGTGTTCAGTGGGGGTGGTGACGAGTGTACCACCTGTgtttgccag AATGGGGAGGTGGAGTGCTCCTTCATGCCCTGCCCTGAGCTGGCCTGCCCCCGAGAAGAGTGGCGGCTGGGCCCTGGGCAGTGTTGCTTCACCTGCCAGGAGCCCACACCCTCGACAG GCTGCTCTCTTGACGACAACGGGGTTGAGTTTCCGATTGGACAGATCTGGTCGCCTGGTGACCCCTGTGAGTTATGCATCTGCCAG GCAGATGGCTCGGTGAGCTGCAAGAGGACAGACTGTGTGGACTCCTGCCCTCACCCGATCCGGATCCCTGGACAGTGCTGCCCAGACTGTTCAGCAG GCTGCACCTACACAGGCAGAATCTTCTATAACAACGAGACCTTCCCGTCTGTGCTGGACCCATGTCTGAGCTGCATCTGCCTG ctgggctcagtggcctGTTCCCCCGTGGACTGCCCCATCACCTGTACCTACCCTTTCCACCCTGACGGGGAGTGCTGCCCCGTGTGCCGAG ACTGCAACTACGAGGGAAGGAAGGTGGCGAATGGCCAGGTGTTCACCTTGGATGATGAACCCTGCACCCGGTGCACGTGCCAG CTGGGAGAGGTGAGCTGTGAGAAGGTTCCCTGCCAGCGGGCCTGTGCCGACCCTGCCCTGCTTCCTGGGGACTGCTGCTCTTCCTGTCCAG ATTCCCTGTCTCCTCTGGAAGAAAAGCAGGGGCTCTCCCCTCACGGAAATGTGGCATTCAGCAAAGCTGGTCGGAGCCTGCATGGAGACACTGAGGCCCCTGTCAACTGTAGCTCCTGTCCTGGGCCCCCGACAGCATCACCCTCGAGGCCGGTGCTTCATCTCCTCCAGCTCCTTTTAAGAACGAACTTGATGAAAACACAGACTTTACCTACAAGCCCGGCAGGAGCTCATGGTCCACACTCACTCGCTTTGGGGCTGACAGCCACTTTCCCAGGGGAGCCTGGGGCCTCCCCTCGACTCTCACCAGGGCCTTCGACCCCTCCAGGAGCCCCCACTCTACCTCTAGCTTCCCCAGGGGCTCCTCAGCCACCTCCTGTGACTCCAGAGCGCTCGTTCTCAGCCTCTGGGGCCCAGATAGTGTCCAGGTGGCCTCCTCTGCCTGGCACCCTCCTGACGGAAGCTTCAGCACTTTCCATGATGGACCCCAGCCCCTCGAAGACCCCCATCACCCTCCTCGGGCCTCGCGTGCTTTCTCCCACCACCTCTAGACTCTCCACAGCCCTTGCAGCCACCACCCACCCTGGCCCCCAGCAGCCCCCAGTGGGGGCTTCTCGGGGGGAAGAGTCCACCATGTAA
- the VWCE gene encoding von Willebrand factor C and EGF domain-containing protein isoform X7 produces MTETAVGIRCTDIDECVTSSCEGHCVNTEGGFVCECGPGMQLSADRHSCQDTDECLGTPCQQRCKNSIGSYKCSCRTGFHLHGNRHSCVDVNECRRPLERRVCHHSCHNTVGSFLCTCRPGFRLRADRVSCEAFPKAVLAPSAILQPRQHPSKMLLLLPEAGRPALSPGHSPPSGAPGPPAGVRTTRLPSPTPRLPTSSPSAPVWLLSTLLATPVPTASLLGNLRPPSLLQGEVMGTPSSPRGPESPRLAAGPSPCWHLGAMHESRSRWTEPGCSQCWCEDGKVTCEKVRCEAACSHPIPSRDGGCCPSCTGCFHSGVVRAEGDVFSPPNENCTVCVCLAGNVSCISPECPSGPCQTPPQTDCCTCVPVRCYFHGRWYADGAVFSGGGDECTTCVCQNGEVECSFMPCPELACPREEWRLGPGQCCFTCQEPTPSTGCSLDDNGVEFPIGQIWSPGDPCELCICQADGSVSCKRTDCVDSCPHPIRIPGQCCPDCSAGCTYTGRIFYNNETFPSVLDPCLSCICLLGSVACSPVDCPITCTYPFHPDGECCPVCRDCNYEGRKVANGQVFTLDDEPCTRCTCQLGEVSCEKVPCQRACADPALLPGDCCSSCPDSLSPLEEKQGLSPHGNVAFSKAGRSLHGDTEAPVNCSSCPGPPTASPSRPVLHLLQLLLRTNLMKTQTLPTSPAGAHGPHSLALGLTATFPGEPGASPRLSPGPSTPPGAPTLPLASPGAPQPPPVTPERSFSASGAQIVSRWPPLPGTLLTEASALSMMDPSPSKTPITLLGPRVLSPTTSRLSTALAATTHPGPQQPPVGASRGEESTM; encoded by the exons ATGACGGAGACAGCTGTTGGCATCAGGTGTACAG ACATTGACGAATGTGTAACCTCCTCCTGCGAGGGCCACTGTGTGAACACAGAAGGTGGGTTTGTGTGCGAGTGTGGGCCGGGCATGCAGCTGTCTGCCGACCGCCACAGCTGCCAAG ACACTGACGAATGCCTAGGGACTCCCTGTCAGCAGAGATGTAAAAACAGCATTGGCAGCTACAAGTGTTCCTGTCGAACTGGCTTCCACCTTCATGGCAACCGGCACTCCTGTGTAG ATGTAAACGAGTGTCGGAGGCCATTGGAGAGGCGAGTCTGTCACCATTCCTGCCACAACACCGTGGGCAGCTTCCTATGCACATGCCGACCTGGCTTCAGGCTCCGAGCTGACCGCGTGTCCTGTGAAG CTTTCCCGAAAGCCGTGCTGGCCCCATCTGCCATCCTGCAACCCCGGCAACACCCGTCCAAGATGCTTCTGTTGCTTCCTGAGGCCGGCCGGCCTGCCCTGTCCCCAGGACATAGCCCTCCTTCTGGGGCTCCAGGGCCCCCAGCCGGAGTCAGGACCACCCGCCTGCCATCTCCCACCCCACGACTACCCACATCCTCCCCTTCTGCCCCTGTGTGGCTGCTGTCCACCCTGCTGGCCACCCCAGTGCCTACTGCCTCCCTGCTGGGGAACCTCAGACCCCCCTCACTCCTTCAGGGGGAGGTGATGGGGACCCCTTCCTCACCCAGGGGCCCTGAGTCCCCCCGACTGGCAGCAGGGCCCTCTCCCTGCTGGCACCTGGGAGCCATGCATGAATCAAGGAGTCGCTGGACAGAGCCTGGGTGTTCCCAGTGCTGGTGCGAG GACGGGAAGGTGACCTGTGAAAAGGTGAGGTGTGAAGCTGCTTGTTCCCACCCAATTCCCTCCAGAGATGGTGGGTGCTGCCCATCGTGCACAG GCTGTTTTCACAGTGGTGTCGTCCGAGCTGAAGGGGATGTGTTTTCACCTCCCAATGAGAACTGCACCGTCTGTGTCTGTCTG GCTGGAAACGTGTCCTGCATCTCTCCTGAGTGTCCTTCTGGCCCCTGTCAGACCCCCCCACAGACGGATTGCTGTACTTGTGTTCCAG TGAGATGCTATTTCCACGGCCGGTGGTACGCAGACGGGGCTGTGTTCAGTGGGGGTGGTGACGAGTGTACCACCTGTgtttgccag AATGGGGAGGTGGAGTGCTCCTTCATGCCCTGCCCTGAGCTGGCCTGCCCCCGAGAAGAGTGGCGGCTGGGCCCTGGGCAGTGTTGCTTCACCTGCCAGGAGCCCACACCCTCGACAG GCTGCTCTCTTGACGACAACGGGGTTGAGTTTCCGATTGGACAGATCTGGTCGCCTGGTGACCCCTGTGAGTTATGCATCTGCCAG GCAGATGGCTCGGTGAGCTGCAAGAGGACAGACTGTGTGGACTCCTGCCCTCACCCGATCCGGATCCCTGGACAGTGCTGCCCAGACTGTTCAGCAG GCTGCACCTACACAGGCAGAATCTTCTATAACAACGAGACCTTCCCGTCTGTGCTGGACCCATGTCTGAGCTGCATCTGCCTG ctgggctcagtggcctGTTCCCCCGTGGACTGCCCCATCACCTGTACCTACCCTTTCCACCCTGACGGGGAGTGCTGCCCCGTGTGCCGAG ACTGCAACTACGAGGGAAGGAAGGTGGCGAATGGCCAGGTGTTCACCTTGGATGATGAACCCTGCACCCGGTGCACGTGCCAG CTGGGAGAGGTGAGCTGTGAGAAGGTTCCCTGCCAGCGGGCCTGTGCCGACCCTGCCCTGCTTCCTGGGGACTGCTGCTCTTCCTGTCCAG ATTCCCTGTCTCCTCTGGAAGAAAAGCAGGGGCTCTCCCCTCACGGAAATGTGGCATTCAGCAAAGCTGGTCGGAGCCTGCATGGAGACACTGAGGCCCCTGTCAACTGTAGCTCCTGTCCTGGGCCCCCGACAGCATCACCCTCGAGGCCGGTGCTTCATCTCCTCCAGCTCCTTTTAAGAACGAACTTGATGAAAACACAGACTTTACCTACAAGCCCGGCAGGAGCTCATGGTCCACACTCACTCGCTTTGGGGCTGACAGCCACTTTCCCAGGGGAGCCTGGGGCCTCCCCTCGACTCTCACCAGGGCCTTCGACCCCTCCAGGAGCCCCCACTCTACCTCTAGCTTCCCCAGGGGCTCCTCAGCCACCTCCTGTGACTCCAGAGCGCTCGTTCTCAGCCTCTGGGGCCCAGATAGTGTCCAGGTGGCCTCCTCTGCCTGGCACCCTCCTGACGGAAGCTTCAGCACTTTCCATGATGGACCCCAGCCCCTCGAAGACCCCCATCACCCTCCTCGGGCCTCGCGTGCTTTCTCCCACCACCTCTAGACTCTCCACAGCCCTTGCAGCCACCACCCACCCTGGCCCCCAGCAGCCCCCAGTGGGGGCTTCTCGGGGGGAAGAGTCCACCATGTAA
- the VWCE gene encoding von Willebrand factor C and EGF domain-containing protein isoform X5, with translation MWAGLLLRAACVALLLPGAPARGYTGRKPPGHFAAERRRLGPHVCLSGFGSGCCPGWAPSMGGGHCTLPLCSFGCGSGICIAPNVCSCQDGEQGATCPETHGPCGEYGCDLTCNHGGCQEVARVCPVGFSMTETAVGIRCTDIDECVTSSCEGHCVNTEGGFVCECGPGMQLSADRHSCQDTDECLGTPCQQRCKNSIGSYKCSCRTGFHLHGNRHSCVDVNECRRPLERRVCHHSCHNTVGSFLCTCRPGFRLRADRVSCEAFPKAVLAPSAILQPRQHPSKMLLLLPEAGRPALSPGHSPPSGAPGPPAGVRTTRLPSPTPRLPTSSPSAPVWLLSTLLATPVPTASLLGNLRPPSLLQGEVMGTPSSPRGPESPRLAAGPSPCWHLGAMHESRSRWTEPGCSQCWCEDGKVTCEKVRCEAACSHPIPSRDGGCCPSCTGCFHSGVVRAEGDVFSPPNENCTVCVCLAGNVSCISPECPSGPCQTPPQTDCCTCVPDGSVSCKRTDCVDSCPHPIRIPGQCCPDCSAGCTYTGRIFYNNETFPSVLDPCLSCICLLGSVACSPVDCPITCTYPFHPDGECCPVCRDCNYEGRKVANGQVFTLDDEPCTRCTCQLGEVSCEKVPCQRACADPALLPGDCCSSCPDSLSPLEEKQGLSPHGNVAFSKAGRSLHGDTEAPVNCSSCPGPPTASPSRPVLHLLQLLLRTNLMKTQTLPTSPAGAHGPHSLALGLTATFPGEPGASPRLSPGPSTPPGAPTLPLASPGAPQPPPVTPERSFSASGAQIVSRWPPLPGTLLTEASALSMMDPSPSKTPITLLGPRVLSPTTSRLSTALAATTHPGPQQPPVGASRGEESTM, from the exons ATGTGGGCCGGACTGCTCCTTCGGGCCGCCTGTGTCGCGCTCCTGCTGCCGGGGGCACCAGCCCGAGGCTACACCGGGAGGAAGCCGCCCGGGCACTTCGCGGCCGAGAG ACGCCGACTGGGCCCCCACGTCTGCCTCTCTGGGTTTGGGAGTGGCTGCTGCCCTGGCTGGGCGCCCTCTATGGGTGGTGGGCACTGCACCCTGC CCCTCTGCTCCTTCGGCTGTGGGAGTGGCATCTGCATCGCTCCCAATGTCTGCTCCTGCCAGGATGGAGAGCAAGGGGCCACCTGCCCAG AAACCCATGGACCATGTGGGGAGTACGGCTGTGACCTTACCTGCAACCATGGAGGCTGTCAGGAGGTGGCCCGAGTGTGCCCCGTGGGCTTCTCGATGACGGAGACAGCTGTTGGCATCAGGTGTACAG ACATTGACGAATGTGTAACCTCCTCCTGCGAGGGCCACTGTGTGAACACAGAAGGTGGGTTTGTGTGCGAGTGTGGGCCGGGCATGCAGCTGTCTGCCGACCGCCACAGCTGCCAAG ACACTGACGAATGCCTAGGGACTCCCTGTCAGCAGAGATGTAAAAACAGCATTGGCAGCTACAAGTGTTCCTGTCGAACTGGCTTCCACCTTCATGGCAACCGGCACTCCTGTGTAG ATGTAAACGAGTGTCGGAGGCCATTGGAGAGGCGAGTCTGTCACCATTCCTGCCACAACACCGTGGGCAGCTTCCTATGCACATGCCGACCTGGCTTCAGGCTCCGAGCTGACCGCGTGTCCTGTGAAG CTTTCCCGAAAGCCGTGCTGGCCCCATCTGCCATCCTGCAACCCCGGCAACACCCGTCCAAGATGCTTCTGTTGCTTCCTGAGGCCGGCCGGCCTGCCCTGTCCCCAGGACATAGCCCTCCTTCTGGGGCTCCAGGGCCCCCAGCCGGAGTCAGGACCACCCGCCTGCCATCTCCCACCCCACGACTACCCACATCCTCCCCTTCTGCCCCTGTGTGGCTGCTGTCCACCCTGCTGGCCACCCCAGTGCCTACTGCCTCCCTGCTGGGGAACCTCAGACCCCCCTCACTCCTTCAGGGGGAGGTGATGGGGACCCCTTCCTCACCCAGGGGCCCTGAGTCCCCCCGACTGGCAGCAGGGCCCTCTCCCTGCTGGCACCTGGGAGCCATGCATGAATCAAGGAGTCGCTGGACAGAGCCTGGGTGTTCCCAGTGCTGGTGCGAG GACGGGAAGGTGACCTGTGAAAAGGTGAGGTGTGAAGCTGCTTGTTCCCACCCAATTCCCTCCAGAGATGGTGGGTGCTGCCCATCGTGCACAG GCTGTTTTCACAGTGGTGTCGTCCGAGCTGAAGGGGATGTGTTTTCACCTCCCAATGAGAACTGCACCGTCTGTGTCTGTCTG GCTGGAAACGTGTCCTGCATCTCTCCTGAGTGTCCTTCTGGCCCCTGTCAGACCCCCCCACAGACGGATTGCTGTACTTGTGTTCCAG ATGGCTCGGTGAGCTGCAAGAGGACAGACTGTGTGGACTCCTGCCCTCACCCGATCCGGATCCCTGGACAGTGCTGCCCAGACTGTTCAGCAG GCTGCACCTACACAGGCAGAATCTTCTATAACAACGAGACCTTCCCGTCTGTGCTGGACCCATGTCTGAGCTGCATCTGCCTG ctgggctcagtggcctGTTCCCCCGTGGACTGCCCCATCACCTGTACCTACCCTTTCCACCCTGACGGGGAGTGCTGCCCCGTGTGCCGAG ACTGCAACTACGAGGGAAGGAAGGTGGCGAATGGCCAGGTGTTCACCTTGGATGATGAACCCTGCACCCGGTGCACGTGCCAG CTGGGAGAGGTGAGCTGTGAGAAGGTTCCCTGCCAGCGGGCCTGTGCCGACCCTGCCCTGCTTCCTGGGGACTGCTGCTCTTCCTGTCCAG ATTCCCTGTCTCCTCTGGAAGAAAAGCAGGGGCTCTCCCCTCACGGAAATGTGGCATTCAGCAAAGCTGGTCGGAGCCTGCATGGAGACACTGAGGCCCCTGTCAACTGTAGCTCCTGTCCTGGGCCCCCGACAGCATCACCCTCGAGGCCGGTGCTTCATCTCCTCCAGCTCCTTTTAAGAACGAACTTGATGAAAACACAGACTTTACCTACAAGCCCGGCAGGAGCTCATGGTCCACACTCACTCGCTTTGGGGCTGACAGCCACTTTCCCAGGGGAGCCTGGGGCCTCCCCTCGACTCTCACCAGGGCCTTCGACCCCTCCAGGAGCCCCCACTCTACCTCTAGCTTCCCCAGGGGCTCCTCAGCCACCTCCTGTGACTCCAGAGCGCTCGTTCTCAGCCTCTGGGGCCCAGATAGTGTCCAGGTGGCCTCCTCTGCCTGGCACCCTCCTGACGGAAGCTTCAGCACTTTCCATGATGGACCCCAGCCCCTCGAAGACCCCCATCACCCTCCTCGGGCCTCGCGTGCTTTCTCCCACCACCTCTAGACTCTCCACAGCCCTTGCAGCCACCACCCACCCTGGCCCCCAGCAGCCCCCAGTGGGGGCTTCTCGGGGGGAAGAGTCCACCATGTAA